Proteins encoded by one window of Candidatus Nomurabacteria bacterium:
- a CDS encoding peptidoglycan DD-metalloendopeptidase family protein — MIKPLFYKRGASGVVFVLLAIGLLLYPLESYANFFSTALFQKPEKAYAQNVPIAKNSQTLPILRAENTTVAMKSSEIADIIISDDTALVPQAGPSGTVADMSEDITSGQISTYVVRSGDSLSVIADMFNVSINTILWANDLKKGQALQTGDTLIILPVTGLKYTVKKGDTVSSIAKKFSLSSSEEIISYNNLETVTVAVGDVLIIPGAELPAEVPVTPKKTPVKQGGSSSVFVKNQSAGSKIAGYFIKPIPCGLTQNKHDKYAIDMSCGGSGMPVKAAASGTVKFAKTGWNGAFGNLVVIAHANGTQTFYAHLSKISVSIGQEVNQGSIIGNVGSTGRSTGPHLHFEVRGAYNPGFDTSGQLWKK; from the coding sequence ATGATAAAACCCTTATTTTACAAGCGCGGAGCATCCGGGGTTGTTTTTGTGTTGCTGGCTATTGGTTTACTACTCTACCCACTCGAGTCATATGCCAATTTTTTCTCAACCGCTCTATTTCAAAAGCCCGAAAAAGCTTATGCCCAAAACGTGCCAATAGCTAAAAATTCACAAACATTGCCAATTTTGAGGGCAGAAAATACGACAGTGGCCATGAAAAGTAGCGAAATTGCTGACATTATTATCTCAGATGATACTGCCTTGGTACCACAAGCTGGACCTTCGGGAACTGTCGCTGATATGTCAGAAGATATAACGAGTGGTCAGATTAGCACCTATGTTGTTAGATCAGGTGATTCGCTGTCGGTCATAGCTGACATGTTTAATGTCTCTATTAATACGATTCTTTGGGCAAATGATTTAAAGAAAGGTCAAGCACTCCAAACGGGTGATACGCTCATTATTTTACCAGTAACAGGACTTAAATATACAGTCAAAAAGGGTGATACAGTTAGTTCAATTGCTAAAAAGTTTAGTCTTAGTTCATCAGAAGAAATTATTTCATACAATAATTTAGAGACAGTCACAGTTGCTGTTGGTGATGTACTCATTATTCCTGGTGCAGAATTGCCTGCTGAAGTTCCAGTGACACCAAAGAAAACCCCTGTCAAACAAGGGGGTAGTAGTAGTGTATTCGTTAAGAATCAATCTGCAGGAAGCAAAATTGCAGGTTACTTTATAAAGCCAATACCGTGTGGCCTTACCCAAAACAAGCATGATAAGTATGCGATCGATATGAGTTGCGGTGGTTCTGGTATGCCAGTCAAAGCTGCTGCAAGTGGTACTGTCAAATTTGCTAAAACTGGTTGGAACGGTGCTTTTGGTAACCTCGTCGTTATTGCTCATGCTAACGGCACGCAGACTTTCTATGCTCATCTTTCCAAGATAAGTGTTTCAATTGGTCAGGAAGTGAATCAAGGTAGTATTATCGGCAATGTCGGTTCTACAGGACGCTCAACTGGTCCACACCTTCACTTCGAAGTTCGAGGTGCGTATAATCCTGGCTTTGACACTTCAGGACAGCTTTGGAAGAAGTAA
- a CDS encoding YifB family Mg chelatase-like AAA ATPase has translation MSFARLYSAQTSLLRGELITIEVDLSKGLHTFSIVGLPDKAVEEARDRVSSAIKNSGYTSPKSKNEKIIVSLSPAETKKEGSTFDIGIALGYLLASEEITFEIQKKLFLGELALNGEVLPIKGTLPLAEKAKRDGFEELYVPEANAREAALVDGIKVFGVHTLSELITHLTATEETAKIQPKEKTPIDVSRHVSDIDFSDIRGQEGAKRGLEIAAAGGHNIAMYGPPGTGKTMLARAFATLLPSLTLTEALEITSIHSVAGNLNADVITLPPFRAPHHTSSYVSIIGGGSTPKPGEITLAHRGVLFMDEFPEFDKRVIESLRQPLEDKIVSISRAKGTALFPSHFILIAAMNPCPCGYRGTRAKECTCTAGDIARYNRKLSGPIMDRVDIWVEVGAIGYEKLGSDAPVGEKTETIRDRVQVARAKQRTRFENANRPHTTNSDMNAKDISALITLDPKTQTFFNQSATKLNLSPRAYHRVLKLARTIADVNGDETVGTPHILEALQYRPKAL, from the coding sequence ATGTCTTTTGCCAGATTATATTCGGCACAAACATCACTCCTTCGCGGAGAACTTATTACTATTGAAGTAGATCTTTCAAAAGGACTCCACACATTCTCTATTGTTGGGTTGCCTGATAAAGCAGTCGAGGAAGCGCGCGATCGTGTAAGCTCAGCAATCAAAAATTCAGGCTACACGTCCCCAAAAAGCAAAAACGAGAAAATCATCGTCTCGCTCTCGCCAGCAGAAACAAAAAAAGAAGGCTCAACATTTGATATTGGCATTGCACTCGGTTATTTATTGGCCTCAGAAGAAATTACATTTGAAATTCAAAAAAAGTTATTCCTAGGAGAACTCGCACTCAATGGGGAAGTGTTACCTATCAAAGGCACGCTACCGCTTGCGGAGAAAGCCAAGCGTGATGGATTTGAAGAACTCTATGTACCAGAAGCGAATGCACGTGAAGCAGCACTGGTTGATGGTATCAAAGTATTTGGTGTACATACGCTTAGTGAATTGATTACTCACCTTACTGCAACAGAAGAAACTGCTAAAATACAACCAAAAGAAAAAACACCAATTGATGTTTCTAGGCATGTCAGTGATATTGATTTCTCAGATATCCGTGGACAAGAAGGTGCTAAACGTGGGCTTGAGATAGCAGCAGCTGGCGGACATAATATCGCCATGTATGGACCACCTGGCACAGGCAAAACCATGCTCGCGAGAGCATTTGCAACACTTTTGCCGTCGCTCACACTTACTGAAGCACTCGAGATCACGAGCATTCATTCTGTTGCCGGCAATCTCAACGCTGATGTGATTACATTGCCACCATTTCGTGCACCACACCATACGTCATCCTATGTATCGATCATCGGTGGTGGTAGCACACCGAAGCCTGGTGAAATAACACTTGCGCATCGCGGAGTATTATTTATGGATGAATTTCCAGAATTCGACAAGCGAGTCATCGAATCTCTGCGCCAACCGCTCGAAGACAAAATCGTATCTATTTCCAGGGCCAAAGGCACTGCATTGTTTCCGTCACATTTTATTTTGATTGCTGCTATGAATCCATGCCCTTGTGGCTATCGCGGTACACGAGCAAAAGAATGCACCTGCACCGCAGGCGACATAGCGAGATATAATCGTAAACTTTCAGGTCCGATCATGGACCGTGTCGATATCTGGGTTGAAGTCGGCGCGATCGGCTATGAGAAATTAGGCAGTGATGCTCCTGTTGGCGAAAAAACAGAAACCATCCGAGATCGAGTTCAAGTAGCCAGAGCCAAACAACGCACACGTTTCGAAAATGCAAATCGCCCACACACTACCAATAGTGATATGAATGCCAAAGATATTAGTGCACTAATTACACTAGATCCAAAAACACAGACATTCTTCAATCAAAGTGCAACCAAGCTTAATCTCTCGCCACGTGCGTATCATCGAGTGTTAAAACTAGCAAGAACAATCGCTGATGTTAACGGAGATGAAACCGTGGGTACTCCACATATATTAGAAGCACTACAGTATCGGCCGAAGGCGCTGTGA